From the Candidatus Hydrogenedens sp. genome, the window TAATTCCTACCAGTCGTATCTGGTATTTCCGTTCCTGGGCTTTTTTAATAAGAGAAGGTAATACCGATATAAAATCACTATCCAGTATCGTAGCGGAGGGGAAGGAAAATGAAAATGTTTTTGTAATGAAATCTGAATAACGAATTTTTAAAGTTATCCTTCGGGCTTTCATGTTTTTTTGTCTCAATTCATAAGTACATGCCTCTAACAGTTTCACTATTTGTGGAATAATATCTTTCCAGTAGATTAAATCGTTATCAAAAGTAATTTCCCTTGAAATTACACGAGGATTATCTGCATAGCCTATCCTTTCTACATCACGGCCTCGTGCCCATTGAAAAATGTGGAAGCCATAACTCAGACCCAAATTTTTTTCTAACTCTTCCAAAGAGAGTTGCCAAATTTGACCTATTGTATATATACCTAAAAAATGAAAAACCTGTTCGGCTTTAGGTCCCACACCCGGAATACATCGAACAGGTAAGGGAGATAAAAATTTCAATTCTTCCCCTGGAGGAACTGATAAATAACCGTCTGGCTTCGCTTGTTTTACCGCCATTTTTGAAACAATATAAGTGGATGCAATTCCTACAGTACACGGTAATTTCATTTTATCTCTTAATGTCTTTTTTAATTTTAGTGCCAATTTATCTTCAGAACCAAACAAATGGATACAACCTGTAATATTCAAGAATGATTCATCAATAGAAGCCACCATAACTTCCGGAGCAAAATTATGGAGATGATTTACTACCTGTTCTGAAGTATATACATACTTTTCATAATCGCCAGGAACTAAAATAGCATGGGGACATTTCCTTCGAACCTCTCCTACAGGCATACCCGCTGAGATTCCATATTCTCTTGCTTCATACGACGCAGAGGAAACAACTCCCCGTGGACTATCTACTTTAGTTACTACAATTAGAGGTTTCCCTCGAAATTCAGGATGTTCCGCCTGTTCTACTGAAGCAAAGAAGGCATCCATATCCACATGTAGTATTCGTGGTTTCATTCGTAAATCTCCTCTATTATATAGTGAAAATATTTTCACTATATAATTATAATCTTTCTTCTTCCTCTTCTCAAATTTTTGGGAATAAAAAAATTCCTAAAAAAATAAAAAGGGTAATTTGGAGGTTGAAAATGACCCTTCGGTTGCGATATTCTTTTCGCTACTTCATAAAAAATTGAAAATAGAAAAATAAAACAAACATCAGGAAAGTGTCTTTTTCTATGCCCACTATTAAATATATTTGTCCTCAATGTGGAAAAAAATTTGTAGAATGGGGCGCTCAAAAATTTAATTTCAAGTGTCCCAATTGTCATGATGTCCAATTAGAACGGATTGGTATCAGCAGTGACCAGATTACCACCACACCCAAAATACGAAGGAAACCGCGACTTGTTGAAGATGAAGGAGACATTGAGTTCCCAGAAGGTTATGCTCAGGAAGAAGAAGTAGATGATTTTGGGCTTCCTGATGTTCCCATTATAGAGGATGAAGAACTTCCTATTGAAGAAGAGGAACTTCCTCCAGAAGAAATTCTTCCTGATGAAACGGAAGTTATAGAAGAAGATTTAGACACTGAAGAAGAATAGTGTTCTCAAACAGAATATTGTATTTTTCCAAATCTTTACGAGTTGACACCTTTATAAATTTTAAATTACCCTGCTTCGTTTAATTAAATATTTCAAGCGTATGAATTTTGTTTTCTAATAGTAGTGAGTAATTATAAAATTATAGATATGCAATGAAGTATTTACTTTTCCTCACTTCCCTGTAATTCAGGCTTTAAATATAAGGTATAAGCAGGGTCTAAACGCATGGATTTTTTCTGTTTCACCCAACCGACAATCTGTATAGACAGCCATTCCGCTCCGTATTTGAACCCGAATTTTTCCCAAACTTTTACTACACCATACCAGAATGCTAATACCAGAACAATAAAGGGAATGATATATAACGGATTTTTAGGGAATTCTGCTGGAGAACCAATCGCCCACATATAAATCCGCCCCAAACTCACAGCAACCGGTCCCTCTAATAAAAATATAGTCAAAGCCACCATACTAATCCTACGAAGGGCTGTTGTATGTTTCATCCACCATTCTCTTTTGTCTACACCCGTATATTCCATAATCCCAATTAAATAAGCAGCCAGCATAAGCATTAAACCGACATCCAGTATCTGTATCTTAAAAGGAAGGGGAGATTGTGCAAATTCTACCGGTTTTAATCCATAAGTTCCCATCAGACACCCCGCCAACATTACGAAAGAAAAACCTAATCCAAAGCCATAACCGCGTATCTTTGACAACTCTATCCGTTCGGATAAGGCAATTCCAAATACAGCTCCCAGATAACCGTATGCCATATTGGGAAGTGGACCTAATGCAAATTTTAATAACCATGCCAGTCCCCATCGTTCTTCCTGTATTGCCTGATGGAAAATATCATCCAATGCATGGTGTATCGTTGGGGAAATAAATAACAAAGTTAATGCAATACCTGTTAAAATTCGGAAAGTATATCTACGGTCGAACAACTCGCCTGTCCGCCATAACGCGTATAAAGTTAGATGGAGGAAAAATAAACTTATACCTATATTCCCTAATGCGTCTGTATAAAAAAGAATATCTATAGAAAAATCCGGTGCACTTCCTTTCCAGATAAATCCTGTTATTAAGGTTTCATAAAAACGACCGTTAAATGGCATACGATGATGGAAAAAAGTCATGTTGATGAAAGAATAACAGATGAGAAGAAAAGAATTGACCAATCCACCCAGAAGCAAACGATTTAATTCAGGGGTAATGCGTGATGTATCTTTATATTTCAATAGATTTTGATGCATGGTATAGGCATGAGCTGTACCGGATAACATAACAAAAATAGGAGCCCATGTCGCTAAAATAACCAGAGGTGCAAATATAATAAATATCCACGGATTAGCGTTTTCTATAGATTGAGGATTGTTGTTATATACAACCGCATTGAACGCATGGAGCCACAAAATATAAACAATAAAAAAGCCTCTTAAGCAATCAATATACATCAATCTTCTTTTCACTTCTTTGTCCCTTTCTTGTCATAAGATTTACAACTATAAACTTTATTTATAAATACAAATAAATTGAGGTTTTATTACATAATCTTTCTTATTTTTTATCAGCCCGTGCAATCCTTTTATATGTTCCTAATATAAATAGAAATACAATTTCTATCAAAAAAAATTCTCTTATCCAGATTCTTATTCATTATTTTGAAATATACTGAATGCTATTTAGATATAATACGAAGTTAGATTGCAGACTGTGCCATTGTAGATAGCAAATCATAAGAGAGGGAATAAGATATTAAATAGAAAAGGGGAAAGGAGGTATAGATGAATATATGAAATTAAGTATTACCTTTAATGCAAAGCGACCCCTACTCGTTTAGAGTATTGGTCTTCTTTGAAATTTTTTTACTTACTTATAGAAAAACACCCAAAGTGGATAAAGATACTCAAAGAGACACTAAAAGTTATCTCACTGCTTACTCTTAACAACTAAAGATAAATCTATTTAGTCGCAATATCAAATTAGAAAAGAAGTGAAATCAGAACACCTAATGGGTCTGCTGGAAATACACTGGGCCAGCGAAGGAATTCGACATGTCCATCCATATAAAGCACATTACCTCCACCGGGCACATGATTAAATGTAGATGCGCCAGCGTATACCGCTATCTCGTCCCACATAACGGGTATCTCACTGGATGCCTTTGCACTTGCAGCAGGATTATTAATATCCGTAATTAAAAATCTTTCTATTCCCATTCTTAAGCGGGGTAAAGAAGCAAGGTCATTTAATTTGCCTGCAATCCGTTGTTCTATTGGTAAACTATCATAATAGAAAATTTCTAAAATCTTATTAACTATATCATCTTTAATATACTGATAAGCTAAAGAAATTATTGTTCCTGGGTCTGCGTTTACATCAAGTCCAATTTCAGATAAAGTTTTCGGTGGAGTAATCCCGGGGTCAAAAATTACCGAAGGATGCAAAGTCCAACCCAGATAATAATAACTTCCACGGGCTAACCTGCACGGTTCAACCGGTTTTGTAAGGTCACCATCTTGATGAAATGATTGTCTAACAGTTTCAGCATCAGAATCGGATGGACAGACACAAATATTTACATCATTCAAGTACTCAGGATAAACAGAGGGGCCATCAAAGGTAGCATTGATAGAAAAACTTCCATTACAATTATATAATTTAATCGGTGGAAACATTTCACCCTTTGCCTCGTTTGCATACATATTGAATACCAATCCCATCTGCTTCAGATTGTTCTGACAACTTGACCGTCTTGCAGCCTCTCGGGCTCTTGCCAGTGCAGGCAATAATATCGCGGCTAAAATTCCGATAATTGCGATAACAACTAATAATTCAATCAGCGTAAAACCTTTTTTCATAGGACAACTCCTTCTTTTAAAGGTTAAAAACTACTCATATCCTATATTTATTATGATACACAATTTTATAGTTTTTCAATATTTTTAAAGAAATATTTAATAAAATAACTTAAAATATTAGGATTTATATTTTTTACATTCAACATAAAATA encodes:
- the dinB gene encoding DNA polymerase IV; amino-acid sequence: MKPRILHVDMDAFFASVEQAEHPEFRGKPLIVVTKVDSPRGVVSSASYEAREYGISAGMPVGEVRRKCPHAILVPGDYEKYVYTSEQVVNHLHNFAPEVMVASIDESFLNITGCIHLFGSEDKLALKLKKTLRDKMKLPCTVGIASTYIVSKMAVKQAKPDGYLSVPPGEELKFLSPLPVRCIPGVGPKAEQVFHFLGIYTIGQIWQLSLEELEKNLGLSYGFHIFQWARGRDVERIGYADNPRVISREITFDNDLIYWKDIIPQIVKLLEACTYELRQKNMKARRITLKIRYSDFITKTFSFSFPSATILDSDFISVLPSLIKKAQERKYQIRLVGIILSELEIQTKQGNLFYYSREEKMRRVLKCVDVLRTHYGFSLIHWASALGISTNH
- a CDS encoding DUF1559 domain-containing protein, whose product is MKKGFTLIELLVVIAIIGILAAILLPALARAREAARRSSCQNNLKQMGLVFNMYANEAKGEMFPPIKLYNCNGSFSINATFDGPSVYPEYLNDVNICVCPSDSDAETVRQSFHQDGDLTKPVEPCRLARGSYYYLGWTLHPSVIFDPGITPPKTLSEIGLDVNADPGTIISLAYQYIKDDIVNKILEIFYYDSLPIEQRIAGKLNDLASLPRLRMGIERFLITDINNPAASAKASSEIPVMWDEIAVYAGASTFNHVPGGGNVLYMDGHVEFLRWPSVFPADPLGVLISLLF